A portion of the SAR324 cluster bacterium genome contains these proteins:
- a CDS encoding ATP-binding cassette domain-containing protein: MICVTNLGMQYGAKVLFRNASINFDPGKRYGLVGANGAGKSTLLRILANDENPTEGKVSVPKELKLGFLRQDHFSYEDHVIIHVVMQGKKRLWQAMEMKEELLAKEEMDEKTGHQLAELEIIIAEEDGYSSEAFAAELLAGLGISVNYHHEKMKALSGGFKLRVLLAQVLYSDPDLLLLDEPTNHLDIISIRWLEEFLKDQFQGTLIYISHDRDFLNATATHIVDIDYEEVIPYTGNYERFLAAKELESSQRQKEIESVERKAAEMQAFVDRFKAKATKARQAQSRAKMIDRLEVPEAKLSSRVSPTLKFQQKRPSGKVVLTLKNIQKAFGTLKVLNGIDKTIERGEKVALIGPNGIGKSTLLKIALGQMEPNNGESIWGYEAQVSYFAQDHHDLLKERTSVYDWLYAQAPHETVGTIRGLLGQVLFTGDEVKKSVNALSGGESARLLFARMMLEKGNVLVLDEPTNHMDLEGVEALADALQKFEGTVIVVSHDRHFVSKVATHILELNPTGARDYSGPYQEYLERFGDDYLNRNLTSLHHQKPSQTQSKSTQKTKTPISHEERKLQKQRINQLQRTVEQLEREIAKNEDQLQKIEEHFGKEGYFKSTDPMEIQKLQKEQERVQSVLTQHLQNWEATSLELEELRQTA, translated from the coding sequence GCCGGCAAGTCAACTCTTTTAAGAATCTTGGCCAATGACGAAAACCCCACAGAAGGGAAGGTATCTGTCCCTAAAGAACTTAAACTCGGATTTTTACGTCAGGATCATTTCAGCTATGAAGATCACGTTATTATCCATGTTGTGATGCAAGGAAAGAAACGTCTTTGGCAAGCCATGGAGATGAAAGAGGAACTCCTAGCAAAAGAGGAAATGGATGAAAAGACGGGCCATCAACTCGCAGAACTTGAAATTATCATAGCTGAAGAGGATGGGTACAGCTCTGAGGCCTTTGCTGCAGAGTTACTGGCAGGACTGGGAATCAGTGTTAATTATCACCACGAAAAGATGAAGGCTCTTTCTGGAGGTTTCAAACTACGTGTACTGCTAGCCCAAGTCCTTTATAGTGATCCAGACCTGTTGCTTCTTGATGAACCAACAAACCATCTTGATATCATCTCCATCCGCTGGCTAGAAGAATTCCTCAAAGACCAGTTTCAGGGAACTCTGATTTATATCTCCCACGATCGTGATTTTCTGAATGCTACCGCTACACATATTGTGGATATAGATTATGAGGAGGTAATTCCATATACTGGCAACTACGAGCGGTTTCTCGCAGCAAAGGAATTAGAAAGTTCCCAACGTCAAAAAGAAATTGAGAGCGTTGAGCGCAAAGCTGCTGAAATGCAGGCATTTGTGGACAGATTCAAAGCCAAGGCAACAAAGGCTCGGCAAGCTCAATCACGTGCAAAAATGATTGATCGACTAGAAGTTCCAGAAGCAAAACTTTCATCAAGAGTTTCACCTACACTGAAGTTTCAGCAAAAGCGGCCATCTGGGAAAGTCGTATTAACACTAAAAAATATTCAAAAAGCTTTTGGAACTTTGAAAGTACTCAATGGCATTGATAAGACGATTGAGCGAGGCGAGAAGGTTGCCTTGATTGGTCCCAATGGTATTGGTAAGTCTACCCTACTCAAAATCGCTTTGGGACAAATGGAACCGAATAACGGAGAAAGTATCTGGGGATACGAAGCCCAAGTGTCCTACTTCGCCCAAGATCATCATGATTTGCTCAAAGAAAGGACGAGTGTATACGACTGGCTATATGCTCAGGCGCCTCATGAAACTGTAGGGACCATAAGGGGTCTTCTTGGCCAAGTGCTGTTTACAGGTGATGAGGTTAAAAAAAGTGTCAATGCATTGAGTGGAGGGGAATCAGCGCGACTATTGTTTGCGAGAATGATGCTCGAAAAGGGGAATGTACTTGTTCTTGATGAGCCAACAAATCATATGGATCTTGAAGGAGTAGAGGCTCTTGCAGATGCGTTGCAAAAATTTGAAGGGACTGTAATTGTCGTCAGCCATGATCGACACTTCGTTAGCAAAGTGGCAACACACATACTTGAACTAAATCCAACGGGGGCGAGAGACTATTCAGGCCCATACCAGGAATATCTGGAGAGATTCGGCGATGACTATTTGAATCGCAATCTCACTTCATTGCATCACCAAAAACCCAGCCAAACTCAAAGTAAAAGTACCCAGAAAACGAAGACACCAATCAGTCATGAAGAGCGCAAACTACAGAAGCAGCGTATTAATCAACTTCAACGAACTGTAGAACAACTTGAGCGAGAAATCGCCAAAAACGAAGACCAACTTCAAAAGATTGAAGAGCATTTTGGCAAGGAGGGATACTTTAAATCTACCGACCCAATGGAAATTCAGAAACTTCAAAAAGAGCAGGAAAGAGTACAAAGTGTGCTTACTCAACATCTGCAGAATTGGGAGGCAACTAGTCTTGAATTAGAGGAACTACGTCAAACTGCCTAA